Proteins from a genomic interval of Methanoplanus endosymbiosus:
- a CDS encoding PKD domain-containing protein yields the protein MGVKAVLLMVMFICGLFLSVSAFPSDNDTVFIQENGSEMSGANATATFNVPAALPVPAVNTGLLDSADDVIDDSCPESSRFTPVIHPSLWNVSYIEGNYSSILDIPEIGDGDTIRIWGVKNYSYEGGIIISAPDVTIEQWRGSPFRPVITNSSDILGSEASAVTVTADNLTLNSLNFSNTGLLSGGDGAGVNASGNREKPLEKLTVTNCIFTSNSVNRSRENRRCGGAISAVYVSGFLAEGTEFRSNSGYYGTVYLRGGSFVFSGNTVFGNLVKYGGGIYAESCRLAVDDTIMLSNDAGESGGGVYAELSVLTMKNTTVGLGIIGESGGGVYANGSTLFIVNSTLEANCVGESGSGLCAENSIVRIENSIVNYNLCDESGCGVCSYGGEITITDCAVNNNSGSKRGGGVYAETGTLRIENSSVENNTAAISGGGVFAERSPLTLVNNLFCNDENFCASAADSDYIWNALFNRTFLPAGNIAGGPYLGGNVWANPAGTGFSDTCPDMNYDGICDENLFFKDDMNVTVGTDELALVYNCSRGTLRVSSVPAGALLYVDGVSISRSTDSPVLLYLPAGECTIGAVKDGMVNLTAVSVTSGEKSSLVLTLESPVLVPLIKADPVRGTAPLSVAFSGSAAGNVVADTWNWTFGDGESAYSRNATHIFSRAGTWPVLLNASTSATGFSNETSRKIEVLLPSPVIGSPLSPAADQSVRFAGRVYGLPQLLVLDFGDGTSSYILNTPGIMGYNTSHSYACKGTYAVNLTVKAAGVSANSSRVNVTVVDQIPDVRAVNMTYFRIPGAYVVQTGDGKQKISVNISGVVSSGGAVMAVNNTIIVTKSDGSVIEISTESAEESGGDISGNVTKVLVLPKPVSGFICDRAGTAEVGLAVMVSGYEEEAALETDIAAGVADDAKAAFTAACPEIGEFAYTVYFFKSGFSRKSVIEGVTMNFSVKTSWVAEVGGSNSVRILRWRDGGASAVITPVFIGYSGENSVFQVTTDGFSVYAVASVPAYSQGGGGGRSSGSGGSSSVGVDAVSCLKAGEETILKLKNGAVREVGVLPAVDISDLMITAEQKSGPENGISYPDAEIYRYYLVTLYKAEISDIAEITYTFGVPEGWLEEHNAVPALWWYDSAGKMWTECSAKISGNDGGIVIAEAKCPGVGWIAPGGITADTPDATGDYRKDGPECGNDCSNTVAVIHPDDSEAVSSSEGTLPVHDREASPSGMAGLLIVPVAAALLRRIILRK from the coding sequence ATGGGAGTTAAGGCTGTTTTATTGATGGTGATGTTTATCTGCGGCCTTTTCTTATCCGTTTCTGCATTCCCATCGGATAATGATACTGTTTTTATTCAGGAAAACGGGTCTGAGATGTCCGGAGCCAATGCAACAGCCACTTTTAATGTTCCGGCTGCTTTACCTGTTCCGGCAGTTAATACAGGCCTTTTAGATTCTGCTGATGATGTGATTGATGATAGCTGTCCTGAGAGCAGCAGGTTTACTCCTGTTATCCACCCTTCCCTCTGGAATGTCTCATACATTGAAGGGAACTATAGCAGCATCCTGGATATTCCTGAAATCGGAGACGGTGATACCATCCGCATCTGGGGTGTTAAAAACTACTCTTATGAAGGTGGCATTATCATATCTGCACCGGATGTTACCATAGAACAATGGAGGGGGTCACCATTTCGCCCTGTAATCACAAACAGCTCAGATATTTTGGGCAGTGAAGCTTCAGCAGTTACTGTCACAGCCGATAATCTCACCCTGAACAGTCTGAATTTTTCTAATACCGGGCTTTTGTCCGGAGGTGATGGTGCCGGCGTGAATGCGTCCGGAAACAGGGAGAAACCTCTTGAAAAACTTACAGTCACCAACTGTATTTTTACTTCAAATAGTGTAAACAGGAGCAGAGAGAACCGGCGCTGCGGTGGAGCGATAAGTGCAGTTTATGTCAGTGGATTTCTGGCTGAAGGGACAGAATTCAGATCAAATTCCGGATATTACGGGACAGTATATCTTAGGGGTGGAAGTTTTGTCTTTTCAGGGAATACCGTTTTTGGTAATCTTGTTAAGTACGGCGGCGGGATATATGCGGAAAGCTGCAGGCTGGCAGTTGATGACACCATTATGCTCTCCAATGATGCCGGTGAATCAGGCGGTGGGGTATATGCTGAACTGTCCGTGCTTACGATGAAAAACACTACTGTTGGCTTGGGTATTATTGGCGAATCCGGTGGTGGGGTGTATGCTAACGGCAGCACGCTTTTCATTGTAAATTCCACACTTGAGGCCAACTGTGTTGGCGAATCCGGAAGTGGACTGTGTGCAGAGAACAGTATTGTCAGAATTGAAAATTCCATTGTAAATTACAATCTCTGTGATGAATCAGGATGTGGTGTCTGTTCTTACGGCGGTGAAATTACAATTACAGACTGCGCTGTAAACAACAATTCCGGCAGTAAACGTGGTGGCGGGGTATATGCCGAAACCGGCACCCTGAGAATTGAGAATTCCAGCGTAGAAAACAACACAGCAGCAATATCCGGCGGCGGCGTATTTGCTGAAAGAAGCCCGTTAACACTTGTAAATAACTTATTTTGCAATGATGAAAACTTCTGTGCCAGCGCTGCCGACTCTGATTATATCTGGAATGCTCTCTTTAACCGGACTTTTCTTCCGGCAGGTAATATTGCCGGGGGGCCGTATCTTGGTGGAAATGTCTGGGCTAATCCGGCAGGCACCGGCTTTTCAGATACCTGTCCGGACATGAATTATGACGGTATCTGTGATGAAAATCTTTTTTTTAAGGACGATATGAATGTAACTGTTGGCACTGATGAACTTGCGCTGGTGTATAACTGTTCCAGGGGGACTCTGAGAGTTTCGTCCGTACCTGCCGGTGCTCTTCTGTATGTGGACGGAGTCAGCATCAGCCGCAGTACAGACTCTCCGGTTTTGTTATACCTCCCGGCTGGAGAATGCACCATCGGAGCAGTTAAGGATGGTATGGTAAATCTCACTGCGGTAAGTGTCACTTCAGGGGAGAAGAGTTCTCTTGTACTTACTCTTGAAAGTCCTGTTCTGGTCCCTTTGATCAAAGCCGATCCTGTACGCGGAACGGCTCCTCTGAGTGTTGCTTTCAGCGGCAGTGCAGCGGGGAATGTGGTGGCGGATACATGGAACTGGACATTTGGTGATGGTGAGAGTGCCTACTCACGGAATGCCACTCACATCTTCAGTAGAGCCGGAACCTGGCCGGTTCTGCTGAATGCTTCCACCTCTGCAACCGGTTTTTCAAATGAGACATCCAGAAAGATTGAAGTTCTCCTGCCTTCACCGGTCATTGGTTCACCTTTAAGTCCGGCAGCAGACCAGAGTGTACGTTTTGCCGGCAGGGTGTACGGACTGCCTCAGCTGCTGGTTCTTGATTTCGGTGACGGAACTTCTTCTTATATATTGAATACTCCGGGAATTATGGGTTATAATACATCTCACAGTTACGCCTGCAAAGGGACATATGCTGTGAATCTTACGGTTAAAGCGGCCGGTGTCAGTGCTAACAGCAGCAGAGTAAATGTTACAGTTGTTGATCAGATTCCGGATGTCAGGGCCGTAAATATGACATATTTCAGAATTCCGGGGGCATACGTTGTACAAACCGGAGATGGGAAACAGAAAATTTCGGTGAACATATCCGGCGTAGTGTCATCAGGCGGGGCAGTAATGGCTGTAAACAACACTATAATTGTCACGAAATCTGATGGTTCTGTAATTGAAATTTCAACCGAATCGGCAGAAGAGAGCGGGGGTGACATCTCAGGCAATGTGACGAAGGTGTTAGTTCTTCCAAAACCTGTATCCGGATTTATCTGTGACCGGGCAGGCACGGCTGAGGTTGGTCTGGCTGTTATGGTTTCAGGTTATGAAGAGGAGGCTGCACTTGAGACAGATATTGCAGCAGGTGTTGCAGATGATGCAAAAGCTGCATTTACTGCTGCCTGCCCAGAAATTGGGGAGTTTGCTTATACTGTTTATTTTTTCAAATCCGGATTTTCGCGTAAATCTGTTATTGAGGGAGTTACCATGAACTTCTCGGTGAAAACATCCTGGGTGGCGGAGGTTGGCGGCAGTAACTCTGTCCGCATTCTTCGATGGAGGGATGGCGGCGCTTCTGCTGTGATAACTCCGGTTTTCATCGGTTATTCCGGTGAAAATTCTGTTTTTCAGGTGACAACGGATGGTTTTTCAGTATATGCTGTTGCCTCAGTACCCGCCTATTCTCAGGGAGGTGGTGGTGGCAGATCTTCAGGGTCCGGAGGATCTTCTTCTGTTGGTGTTGATGCGGTATCCTGCCTGAAAGCCGGTGAGGAAACCATTCTGAAACTTAAAAATGGGGCAGTGAGAGAGGTAGGCGTTCTTCCGGCAGTGGATATATCTGATCTGATGATTACTGCTGAACAGAAATCCGGCCCTGAAAATGGCATTTCCTATCCGGATGCAGAGATTTACCGGTATTATCTGGTAACTCTGTATAAAGCAGAGATCAGTGACATTGCTGAGATAACCTATACATTTGGAGTCCCGGAGGGCTGGCTTGAGGAACACAATGCTGTGCCGGCACTCTGGTGGTATGATTCAGCCGGAAAGATGTGGACGGAGTGTTCCGCGAAGATTTCCGGCAATGATGGAGGAATAGTAATTGCTGAGGCGAAATGTCCGGGTGTCGGGTGGATTGCCCCTGGAGGTATAACTGCTGATACTCCGGATGCCACGGGAGATTACAGAAAAGATGGTCCTGAATGCGGCAATGATTGTAGTAATACAGTGGCTGTTATCCACCCTGACGATTCTGAGGCAGTATCCTCTTCTGAAGGGACACTGCCGGTGCATGACAGAGAGGCCTCACCATCCGGTATGGCAGGTTTACTCATTGTCCCTGTTGCAGCAGCACTTCTCCGGCGGATTATTCTACGGAAATAA
- a CDS encoding S9 family peptidase — translation MSVTPASGEKSDNLTIEDLLHMEYAGMFTLSPDGSGLVYLKTEGTALLPEYINGTVIYYDLRTGREYRLSGEDETARSCVLSPKGRQAAYTAVQKESKDTVLKIVSLASRTAYIPQNISPELPDGFSWLNEDELIYTGSVSNGAEKKMTGGYYDDTFVVDEKPGPEILKKYSLITGITEPLSSNDDVITMYVPSPDGNYILYKSTANPDRWTSGPVYRYVLLDTATGAEKLIFSRTEGGNNENAICWAPDSSVIYIERFRYGGMTYPMLYTADLLAYYPKEGKIEEVPLKWDKGLHIDRFNYHVEITPFNGGFFGMLANGTNPQTAVFRHTDSGWESQILSGTHQGNIFALASSSDGNKVVYDFNSADTPGQFFAADVTGSSIKYEVQITDLNSDILPKIKGNSGIVHFTGALGDEIEGVVRYPADYIKGRQYPLVFVIHGGPAYTDFDSWRDTWEFPYHLITDMGAVALSVNYHGSLNYGFDFAESIEDGHYYDLPAQDLISGKEYLAETGITDVNRTGSTGWSNGGILTLDLITWDTSLKAAVCGAGTAEYYAELASTDGTIMAKRYFGESPFKNPRLYENILPIYRAENVTTPLLMMSGTKDSDVETSSAVVTYRTFYEESSAPVKFIMFPGESHSLRNYVHQYRKVQEELGWLNRYLIS, via the coding sequence ATGTCAGTTACTCCGGCATCAGGAGAGAAAAGTGACAATCTAACCATAGAGGATCTGTTACATATGGAATATGCAGGTATGTTCACTCTGTCACCGGACGGTTCCGGCCTCGTATATCTCAAAACAGAAGGAACAGCACTTCTGCCTGAATATATCAACGGAACAGTGATATATTATGATCTCAGAACAGGGCGTGAATACAGACTTTCCGGGGAAGACGAAACTGCACGTTCATGTGTTCTTTCCCCAAAAGGAAGACAGGCTGCCTATACTGCTGTACAGAAAGAGAGTAAAGACACTGTTTTAAAAATCGTGTCACTTGCCAGCCGGACTGCATATATACCTCAGAATATCTCTCCGGAACTTCCCGACGGATTTTCATGGCTCAATGAAGATGAACTGATATACACTGGATCAGTTTCTAACGGGGCAGAAAAAAAGATGACAGGAGGATATTATGATGATACATTTGTGGTGGATGAAAAACCCGGACCTGAAATTCTAAAAAAATACTCCCTTATAACAGGAATCACAGAGCCTCTCTCATCAAATGACGATGTAATTACCATGTATGTTCCATCTCCGGACGGGAACTATATTCTGTATAAGTCAACGGCCAATCCCGACAGATGGACTTCAGGCCCGGTTTACCGGTATGTACTTTTAGATACAGCCACAGGAGCAGAAAAATTAATCTTCAGCCGGACTGAAGGGGGAAACAATGAAAATGCGATCTGCTGGGCACCCGACAGTTCAGTCATATATATCGAACGCTTCCGGTACGGCGGAATGACATATCCTATGTTGTACACCGCAGATCTGCTTGCTTATTACCCAAAAGAGGGAAAAATCGAGGAAGTTCCACTGAAATGGGATAAAGGGCTTCACATTGACAGGTTTAACTATCATGTTGAGATAACGCCGTTTAATGGCGGCTTTTTCGGCATGCTGGCGAACGGGACAAACCCGCAGACTGCTGTTTTCCGGCATACAGATTCCGGCTGGGAGAGCCAGATCCTTTCAGGTACGCATCAGGGAAATATTTTTGCACTTGCCAGCAGTTCCGACGGGAATAAAGTTGTCTATGACTTTAACTCGGCTGATACACCGGGGCAGTTTTTTGCCGCAGACGTTACCGGGAGCAGTATAAAATATGAGGTGCAGATAACAGATTTAAACTCTGACATCCTGCCAAAAATAAAAGGAAATTCCGGAATTGTCCACTTTACCGGTGCCCTTGGAGATGAGATTGAGGGGGTAGTCAGGTATCCTGCGGATTACATAAAAGGCAGACAGTACCCTCTTGTGTTTGTGATTCACGGTGGCCCGGCTTACACCGATTTTGATAGCTGGAGGGATACATGGGAATTTCCCTACCATCTGATTACAGATATGGGTGCTGTGGCACTTTCGGTGAATTATCACGGCAGTTTAAATTACGGGTTTGATTTTGCAGAGTCAATTGAAGACGGACATTATTATGACCTGCCTGCTCAGGACCTGATATCAGGAAAGGAGTATCTTGCAGAGACTGGCATAACAGACGTAAACAGGACGGGTTCGACCGGATGGTCAAACGGTGGAATACTGACTCTTGACCTGATAACATGGGATACCTCTCTGAAAGCCGCCGTCTGCGGAGCCGGAACTGCCGAATATTATGCTGAACTGGCCAGTACAGACGGAACTATAATGGCAAAGAGGTACTTCGGAGAGTCTCCCTTCAAAAATCCCAGGCTGTATGAAAATATATTACCAATATACCGGGCAGAAAATGTCACAACACCCCTCCTGATGATGAGCGGAACCAAAGATTCAGATGTGGAGACTTCAAGTGCAGTGGTTACCTACCGGACATTTTATGAGGAGAGTTCCGCACCTGTGAAGTTTATAATGTTCCCCGGAGAATCCCATAGTCTCAGGAATTACGTCCACCAGTACAGAAAAGTTCAGGAAGAACTTGGGTGGTTAAACAGATACCTGATCTCATAA
- a CDS encoding gamma-glutamylcyclotransferase family protein, which translates to MIERLFVYGTLMEPAIQREVFGREISGATDSLYGYRLGTVTFGNETFPAIRSVSLKSGEDGHNSGKAFFAGRVRSPEIKSGTGEDEVSGIVLTLSDEELSEADFYEGEYYARKEVSLKSGLKAWVYVIED; encoded by the coding sequence ATGATAGAGAGACTTTTTGTTTATGGTACACTTATGGAACCTGCTATTCAGAGGGAAGTCTTTGGAAGGGAGATTTCCGGAGCTACTGATTCACTGTATGGCTACAGGTTGGGAACGGTCACTTTTGGGAATGAGACGTTTCCTGCGATAAGGAGTGTATCCCTTAAGTCCGGTGAAGATGGGCATAACTCCGGAAAGGCGTTTTTTGCAGGAAGAGTCCGGAGTCCGGAGATCAAATCAGGTACGGGAGAGGATGAAGTTTCCGGCATTGTTCTCACACTATCTGATGAGGAACTGTCAGAGGCTGATTTCTATGAGGGAGAGTATTATGCAAGAAAGGAAGTCAGCCTTAAAAGTGGTCTGAAAGCATGGGTGTATGTAATCGAGGATTAA
- a CDS encoding phosphoribosylaminoimidazolesuccinocarboxamide synthase, translating into MESMKLVYTGKTKNVYALDNGNYLLKFKDDCTGADGVFDPGMNTVGLTMEGAGRACIRLTKYFFEILNQKGIPTHYIDADVDNVTMTVRPAKTFGKGLEVICRLRAVGSFYRRYGDYIEEAASLPAFVETTLKDDDREDPPITKDALEYLGILTPDEYEKVKSLTQQITAIMKDELAKKNIELYDIKFEFGRVGDEIVLIDEISGGNMRAFRNGEYIMPLDLERIVLDE; encoded by the coding sequence ATGGAATCTATGAAACTGGTCTATACAGGCAAGACAAAAAACGTCTATGCACTTGATAACGGAAATTATCTGCTTAAATTCAAAGATGACTGCACCGGAGCTGACGGTGTATTCGACCCCGGCATGAATACCGTCGGGCTTACTATGGAAGGTGCAGGCCGTGCCTGTATCCGGCTGACAAAATATTTCTTTGAAATATTAAATCAGAAGGGAATCCCCACTCATTATATCGATGCTGATGTCGACAATGTCACCATGACAGTCAGGCCTGCAAAGACTTTCGGAAAGGGCCTGGAAGTTATCTGCCGTCTTCGTGCGGTCGGAAGTTTTTACAGGCGCTATGGGGATTACATAGAAGAAGCCGCATCACTGCCCGCATTTGTTGAGACGACATTAAAAGACGATGACCGTGAGGACCCTCCGATTACAAAGGACGCACTCGAATATCTCGGAATTCTTACCCCGGACGAGTACGAAAAGGTCAAATCATTAACCCAGCAGATCACAGCCATCATGAAGGACGAACTTGCAAAGAAGAATATCGAACTCTACGACATCAAGTTTGAATTCGGCAGGGTTGGAGATGAGATCGTGTTAATCGATGAAATTTCAGGAGGAAATATGCGTGCTTTCCGCAACGGAGAGTATATCATGCCGCTTGACCTTGAAAGAATAGTCCTTGACGAATAA
- a CDS encoding C45 family autoproteolytic acyltransferase/hydolase produces the protein MKLLYVLIAACILVLTATAYTFPAAAGSDELKLVSSFEGGERCSAGPYDVLVLSGSYREMGRQYGSLMKDELLAVYDVVTENAIKNGYAVEELHNEVAVSCEFQPKRMKEIYAGMAETSGLTEEDIRVIYYGPVIYLCGGVSCSFLAAWGDYTPDGMVVLSRNWDLSDSASVFDPYYVLVVYNPSDGSNGVATFGPAGTRPETLMNSEGLFIANDNDGGSGGYLTMNDRPDLISEFFRFMLDYSTLKQLDAGIMATRTDTGWIVNAAGPEEAYSYEETVWEIKRRDGNGIIAATNHFADPAWNFAGMPAENSLVRYNNLFSLADKSKGSIDASEMMNIRDILIDDGGARFLHYNLGGYGYSTDHQVVFVPETRELRIRVLDSDWQKVELATLFKS, from the coding sequence ATGAAACTACTGTATGTACTCATTGCGGCCTGCATCCTTGTATTAACCGCAACCGCGTACACCTTCCCGGCAGCGGCCGGTTCGGACGAACTGAAATTGGTTTCTTCATTTGAAGGGGGGGAGCGCTGCAGCGCCGGACCATATGACGTGTTAGTTCTCTCCGGCTCCTACCGTGAGATGGGAAGACAGTACGGCAGCCTGATGAAGGACGAACTTCTGGCGGTATATGATGTCGTGACCGAAAATGCTATTAAAAACGGGTATGCCGTTGAAGAACTCCATAATGAGGTTGCTGTATCATGTGAATTTCAGCCGAAGCGGATGAAGGAGATCTATGCAGGGATGGCCGAGACATCTGGTCTGACAGAGGAGGATATTCGGGTTATTTATTATGGCCCTGTCATCTATCTCTGTGGCGGAGTCTCATGTTCATTCCTTGCCGCATGGGGCGATTATACCCCGGACGGAATGGTGGTTCTCTCCCGCAACTGGGATCTTTCTGATTCTGCCTCTGTATTCGATCCGTATTATGTGCTGGTTGTTTATAATCCGTCGGACGGGAGCAATGGGGTTGCGACCTTTGGTCCTGCCGGAACACGTCCGGAGACCTTAATGAACAGCGAAGGCCTCTTCATTGCCAATGATAACGATGGGGGTTCGGGAGGCTATCTGACAATGAATGACCGTCCTGATCTCATCTCTGAATTCTTCAGGTTCATGCTCGATTACTCCACACTGAAACAGCTTGACGCGGGCATCATGGCCACCCGTACGGATACCGGATGGATCGTGAATGCGGCCGGACCGGAAGAGGCGTACTCATACGAAGAGACGGTCTGGGAGATAAAAAGGCGGGACGGCAACGGCATAATCGCCGCAACGAACCATTTCGCTGATCCGGCATGGAACTTTGCCGGGATGCCGGCTGAGAATTCTCTTGTACGATATAATAACCTGTTCTCACTTGCAGATAAATCAAAAGGAAGTATAGATGCATCGGAGATGATGAATATTCGTGATATTCTCATTGATGATGGCGGTGCGAGATTCCTGCATTATAACCTGGGAGGATACGGTTATTCCACAGATCACCAGGTGGTCTTTGTTCCTGAAACCCGGGAACTCCGGATCAGGGTTCTTGATTCTGACTGGCAGAAGGTGGAGCTTGCCACTCTGTTTAAATCCTGA
- a CDS encoding QueT transporter family protein has product MHELIEVWKNKRGLVLIAATAVMYTLILTVFNEVQWDIAGIAVRPAAALPVLFGILLGPAAAWGFGIGNIAGDLTGSWSLMSVSGFLINFLYPYLSYLLWHRLMKGRELKMDRYGTGNYLLTAFIATFVCMALLAALGAVFFGRPFESKFIAYFSNNIIWAMIAGSLLSWLTFNVAVRKGLVYGKKWKV; this is encoded by the coding sequence ATGCATGAACTCATAGAAGTCTGGAAGAACAAAAGAGGGCTGGTGCTGATTGCAGCGACTGCGGTCATGTATACACTTATCCTGACTGTCTTTAATGAGGTCCAGTGGGATATTGCAGGCATCGCGGTACGCCCTGCGGCAGCGCTTCCTGTTCTCTTCGGTATCCTGCTGGGGCCTGCCGCAGCCTGGGGATTTGGGATCGGCAACATTGCCGGAGATCTGACCGGTTCGTGGTCGCTGATGAGTGTCTCTGGTTTTCTTATCAACTTTCTCTACCCGTATCTCTCTTATCTCCTTTGGCACAGGCTTATGAAAGGGCGTGAATTAAAGATGGACAGGTATGGTACGGGTAATTATCTGCTTACTGCATTTATTGCCACTTTCGTGTGTATGGCACTTCTTGCGGCTCTTGGGGCGGTCTTCTTCGGCCGGCCCTTTGAGAGCAAGTTCATCGCTTACTTCAGCAACAATATCATATGGGCAATGATTGCAGGTTCTCTTCTCTCATGGCTGACATTTAATGTTGCAGTCCGGAAAGGGCTGGTATATGGGAAGAAATGGAAGGTTTAA